One window of Leucoraja erinacea ecotype New England chromosome 37, Leri_hhj_1, whole genome shotgun sequence genomic DNA carries:
- the LOC129713821 gene encoding E3 ubiquitin-protein ligase TRIM56-like: MAMSGDITDQIQNDLLNCKICLSRFIQPKMLPCAHTYCQGCLEKMVRSDRKVQCPECREEFDVRGGVSKLKTNFHINSLMDIIKSKENEKVVCSWCATAGLSEIAAVARCKTCLKCLCPPCKLTHGTANPRHVLEDLPGYVAGPCEAETKMQKMIYCQGHPGTLVDHLCNTCNSVICSSCSSHAHARHSKVSLANAGATARPTVMNLMERLKTDMQSLVQQEDDIVQAMEGMKATERSLMSMIESTLAEVINNLIKHGDTIKDTLSSYVREQEELYKVARDDIQLKIKKAKDTREFSQGVLGSGKMREIVCLRSVVEEQIDGLQAPRVPDDKKTRPSLTVNESLKSMLSHSNLFSLTFGEESAAKAVAVPAKSPQAYTPLPQPRQRAWNLHWFNTELGGDQYDPALTGVSVSNDGIIVVADEDNSLLKCFTDDGHLTATISLPDNNAHPCSVAIFDDTIACSSGNRLYMLDMDGTLLRKLFLRGYESVYPLAAYRDEYVAVSEGSMCSLSLYNSNGQVVDRVKPYGYEGGRFLFLAINSDEQFIVVDCGKKCILIFDRDGYIFTTCDQVTMNGVGQAICPYSICTDKDDNIMVTEWNRILLFWPNGNFREELLTVANGLHKPRVITVDNYNNLVVTQGNGFITIYQLDLS; the protein is encoded by the coding sequence ATGGCCATGTCGGGGGATATTACGGATCAGATACAAAATGATCTATTAAACTGCAAGATCTGCCTCAGTAGGTTCATACAGCCCAAGATGCTGCCTTGTGCTCACACCTACTGCCAGGGGTGCCTGGAGAAGATGGTTAGGTCAGACCGGAAGGTGCAGTGCCCGGAGTGCAGGGAAGAGTTTGACGTGAGAGGTGGGGTCAGCAAACTCAAGACCAACTTTCACATTAACAGTCTGATGGATATCATCAAGAGCAAGGAGAATGAGAAGGTGGTCTGCAGTTGGTGCGCGACAGCTGGTCTCAGCGAGATTGCCGCCGTGGCTCGGTGTAAAACCTGCCTCAAGTGCCTCTGCCCGCCTTGCAAGCTCACCCATGGGACTGCCAACCCGCGCCACGTGCTGGAGGATCTGCCCGGTTACGTCGCCGGCCCTTGCGAGGCAGAGACAAAGATGCAGAAGATGATCTACTGCCAGGGCCACCCAGGAACCCTGGTGGACCATCTCTGCAACACCTGCAACAGCGTGATCTGCAGCAGTTGTTCCTCGCATGCCCACGCCAGGCACTCGAAGGTGTCCCTGGCCAACGCAGGGGCCACAGCTAGACCCACGGTGATGAATCTCATGGAGAGACTGAAGACTGACATGCAGTCGCTGGTCCAACAGGAAGACGACATCGTCCAGGCAATGGAGGGGATGAAGGCGACGGAAAGATCACTGATGTCTATGATAGAGTCCACCCTGGCCGAGGTCATAAACAACTTGATAAAACATGGCGACACCATCAAGGACACGCTCTCCAGTTACGTCAGGGAGCAGGAAGAATTGTACAAGGTCGCGCGGGATGATATTCAGCTCAAGATCAAGAAGGCGAAGGACACCAGGGAATTTTCCCAGGGGGTCCTGGGTTCCGGTAAAATGAGGGAAATAGTCTGCCTGCGGTCCGTCGTGGAAGAACAGATCGATGGACTCCAAGCGCCGAGGGTCCCGGACGACAAGAAGACCCGCCCCAGCCTGACCGTCAACGAGTCGCTCAAGAGCATGCTGTCTCACTCCAACCTTTTCAGCCTCACCTTCGGTGAAGAATCGGCCGCCAAGGCAGTGGCCGTTCCAGCAAAAAGCCCGCAGGcctacactcccctcccccaacccaggCAGAGGGCGTGGAATCTACATTGGTTCAACACAGAGCTGGGTGGTGACCAGTACGATCCGGCGCTGACGGGCGTTAGCGTCTCCAACGACGGCATCATCGTGGTGGCGGACGAAGACAATTCCCTTCTGAAATGCTTCACCGACGACGGGCACCTCACTGCGACCATCTCACTGCCGGACAATAACGCACATCCATGCAGTGTTGCCATCTTTGACGACACCATCGCCTGCTCGTCTGGGAACCGGCTGTACATGCTGGACATGGACGGGACTTTGCTGAGGAAGCTTTTCCTCCGCGGCTACGAGTCCGTCTACCCCCTCGCCGCCTACAGGGATGAATACGTGGCTGTGAGTGAGGGGTCCATGTGCTCCCTCTCCCTGTACAACAGCAACGGGCAGGTGGTCGACAGGGTGAAGCCGTACGGCTACGAGGGGGGGCGGTTCCTCTTCCTCGCCATCAACAGCGACGAGCAGTTCATCGTGGTCGACTGCGGCAAGAAGTGCATCCTGATCTTCGACAGGGATGGCTACATCTTCACCACCTGTGACCAGGTCACCATGAACGGGGTGGGTCAGGCGATCTGTCCCTACAGCATCTGCACGGACAAAGACGACAATATTATGGTCACCGAGTGGAACCGGATCCTCTTGTTTTGGCCCAACGGGAACTTCAGGGAGGAGCTGCTGACCGTCGCCAACGGCCTTCACAAACCACGTGTCATCACCGTCGACAATTACAACAACCTGGTCGTCACCCAAGGCAACGGGTTCATCACCATATACCAGCTGGACCTCTCTTAG
- the LOC129713819 gene encoding E3 ubiquitin-protein ligase TRIM56-like, with product MAMSGDITDQIQNDLLNCKICLSRFIQPKMLPCAHTYCQGCLEKMVRSDRKVQCPECREVFDVRGGVSKLKTNFHINSLMDIIKSKENEKVVCSWCATTGRRETPAVARCKTCLKCLCPPCKLTHGTANPRHVLEDLPGHIAGPCEAETKMQKMIYCQGHPGNLVDHLCNTCNSVICSSCSSHAHARHSKVSLAKAGATARPTVMNLMERLKTDTQSLVQQEDDIVQAMEGMKATERSLMSMIESTLAEVINNLIKQGDTIKETLSSYVREQEELYKVARDDIQLKIKKAKDTREFSQGVLGSSKMREIVCLRSVVEEQIDGLQAPRVPDDKKTRPSLTVNESLKSMLSHSNLFSITFGEESAAKALAAPAKSKPRKSPTKSPLAYTPHPQPRQRTWNLHCFNTLLGGELCDPNLTGVSVSSDGIIVVADQENSLLKCFTDDGHITATISLPDDDEPCSVAIFDGTIACSSGNRLYMLDMDGTKQKKLLLRGSESIYHLAAYRDEYVAVSEGSMCSLSLYDINGKMVKRVKPCGYEGARFLFLAINSDEQFIVADYGKKCILIFDRDGCVFTTCNQVTMNGMGQAICPYSICTDKDDNIMVTEWNRILLFWPSGNFREELLTVANGLHKPRVITVDNCNNLVVTQGNGCITVYQLDLS from the coding sequence ATGGCCATGTCGGGGGATATTACGGATCAGATACAAAACGATCTATTAAACTGCAAGATCTGCCTCAGTAGGTTCATACAGCCCAAGATGCTGCCTTGTGCCCACACCTACTGCCAGGGGTGCCTGGAGAAGATGGTTAGGTCAGACCGGAAGGTGCAGTGCCCGGAGTGCAGGGAAGTGTTTGACGTGAGAGGTGGCGTCAGCAAACTCAAGACCAACTTTCACATCAACAGTCTGATGGATATCATCAAGAGCAAGGAGAATGAGAAGGTGGTCTGCAGTTGGTGCGCAACTACTGGTCGCCGTGAGACTCCCGCCGTGGCTCGGTGTAAAACCTGCCTCAAGTGCCTCTGCCCGCCTTGCAAGCTCACCCACGGGACTGCCAACCCACGCCACGTGCTGGAGGATCTGCCCGGTCACATCGCCGGCCCTTGCGAGGCAGAGACAAAGATGCAGAAGATGATCTACTGCCAGGGCCACCCAGGAAACCTGGTGGACCATCTCTGCAACACTTGCAACAGCGTGATCTGCAGCAGTTGTTCCTCACACGCCCACGCCAGGCACTCGAAGGTGTCCCTGGCCAAGGCAGGGGCCACAGCTAGACCCACGGTGATGAATCTCATGGAGAGACTGAAGACTGACACGCAGTCGCTGGTCCAACAGGAAGACGACATCGTCCAGGCAATGGAGGGGATGAAGGCGACGGAAAGATCTCTGATGTCTATGATAGAGTCCACCCTGGCCGAGGTCATAAACAACTTGATAAAACAGGGCGACACCATCAAGGAAACGCTCTCCAGTTACGTCAGGGAGCAGGAAGAATTGTACAAGGTCGCGCGGGATGATATTCAGCTCAAGATCAAGAAGGCGAAGGACACCAGGGAATTTTCCCAGGGGGTCCTGGGTTCCAGTAAAATGAGGGAAATAGTCTGCCTGCGGTCCGTCGTGGAAGAACAGATCGATGGACTCCAAGCACCGAGGGTCCCGGACGACAAGAAGACCCGCCCCAGCCTGACCGTCAACGAGTCGCTCAAGAGCATGCTGTCTCATTCCAACCTTTTCAGCATCACCTTCGGTGAAGAATCGGCCGCCAAGGCACTGGCCGCTCCAGCGAAAAGCAAGCCGCGCAAGAGCCCGACGAAAAGCCCACTGGCCtacactccccacccccaacccagGCAGAGGACGTGGAATCTACATTGCTTCAACACGTTGCTGGGTGGTGAATTGTGTGATCCGAACCTGACGGGCGTCAGCGTCTCCAGCGACGGCATCATCGTGGTGGCAGACCAAGAAAATTCCCTTCTGAAATGCTTCACCGACGACGGGCACATCACCGCGACCATCTCACTGCCGGACGATGACGAACCATGCAGTGTTGCCATCTTTGATGGCACCATCGCCTGCTCGTCTGGAAACCGGTTGTACATGTTGGACATGGACGGGACCAAGCAGAAGAAGCTCTTGCTCCGTGGCTCCGAATCCATCTACCACCTCGCCGCCTACAGGGATGAATACGTGGCGGTGAGCGAGGGCTCCATGTGCTCCCTCTCCCTGTACGACATCAACGGGAAGATGGTCAAAAGAGTGAAGCCGTGCGGCTACGAGGGGGCGCGCTTCCTCTTCCTCGCCATCAACAGCGACGAGCAGTTCATCGTGGCCGACTACGGCAAGAAGTGCATCCTGATCTTCGACAGGGATGGCTGCGTCTTCACCACCTGTAACCAGGTCACCATGAACGGGATGGGTCAGGCGATCTGTCCCTACAGCATCTGCACGGACAAAGACGACAATATTATGGTCACCGAGTGGAACCGGATCCTCTTGTTTTGGCCCAGCGGGAACTTCAGGGAGGAGCTGCTGACCGTCGCCAACGGCCTTCACAAACCACGCGTCATCACCGTCGACAATTGCAACAACCTGGTCGTCACCCAAGGCAACGGATGCATCACCGTGTACCAGCTGGACCTCTCTTAG
- the LOC129713820 gene encoding E3 ubiquitin-protein ligase TRIM56-like: MAMSGDITDQIQNDLLNCKICLSRFIQPKMLPCAHTYCQGCLEKMVRSDRKVQCPECREEFDLRGGVSKLKTNFHINSLMDIIKSKENEKVVCSWCATAGLSEIAAVARCKTCLKCLCPPCKLTHGTANPRHVLEDLPGYIAGPCEAETKMQKMIYCQGHPGTLVDYLCNTCNSVICSSCSSHAHARHSKVSLANAGATARPTVMNLMERLKTDTQSLVQQEDDIVQAMEGMKATERSLMSMIESTLAEVINNLIKQGDTIKDTLSSYVREQEELYKVARDDIQLKIKKAKDTREFSQGVLGSSKMREIVCLRSVMEEQIDGLQAPRVPDDKKTRPSLTVNESLKSMLSHSNLFSLTFGEESAAKALAAPAKSKPRKSPEKSPLAYTPPPQPRRMAWNLHCFDTELDGDEYDPKLTGVSVSDDGIIVVADEDNSLLKCFIDRGDHTISISLPDDDEPCSVAIFDDTIACSSGNQLYMLDMDGTMQKKLFLRGSESVYPLAAYQDEYVAVSEGSMCSLSLYNINGQVVDRVKPCGYEGGRFLFLAVNSDERFIVTDCGKKCILIFDRDGYVLTTCDQVSMNRVVQAINPYSICTDKDDNILVTERNRILLFWPSGDFREELLTVANGLHKPRVITVDNCNNLVVTQGNGFITVYQLDL, from the coding sequence ATGGCCATGTCGGGGGATATTACGGATCAGATACAAAATGATCTATTAAACTGCAAGATCTGCCTCAGTAGGTTCATACAGCCCAAGATGCTGCCTTGTGCTCACACCTACTGCCAGGGGTGCCTGGAGAAGATGGTTAGGTCAGACCGGAAGGTGCAGTGCCCGGAGTGCAGGGAAGAGTTTGACTTGAGAGGTGGCGTCAGCAAACTCAAGACCAACTTTCACATTAACAGTCTGATGGATATCATCAAGAGCAAGGAGAACGAGAAGGTGGTCTGCAGTTGGTGCGCGACAGCTGGTCTCAGCGAGATTGCCGCCGTGGCTCGGTGTAAAACCTGCCTCAAGTGCCTCTGCCCACCTTGCAAGCTCACCCATGGGACTGCCAACCCACGCCACGTGCTGGAGGATCTGCCCGGTTACATCGCCGGCCCTTGCGAGGCAGAGACAAAGATGCAGAAGATGATCTACTGCCAGGGCCACCCAGGAACCCTGGTGGACTATCTCTGCAACACTTGCAACAGCGTGATCTGCAGCAGTTGTTCCTCGCATGCCCACGCCAGGCACTCGAAGGTGTCCCTGGCCAACGCAGGGGCCACAGCTAGACCCACGGTGATGAATCTCATGGAGAGACTGAAGACTGACACGCAGTCGCTGGTCCAACAGGAAGACGACATCGTCCAGGCAATGGAGGGGATGAAGGCGACGGAAAGATCTCTGATGTCTATGATAGAGTCCACCCTGGCCGAGGTCATAAACAACTTGATAAAACAGGGCGACACCATCAAGGACACGCTCTCCAGTTACGTCAGGGAGCAGGAAGAATTGTACAAGGTCGCGCGGGATGATATTCAGCTCAAGATCAAGAAGGCGAAGGACACCAGGGAATTTTCCCAGGGGGTCCTGGGTTCCAGTAAAATGAGGGAAATAGTCTGCCTGCGGTCCGTCATGGAAGAACAGATCGATGGACTCCAAGCGCCGAGGGTCCCGGACGACAAGAAGACCCGCCCCAGCCTGACCGTCAACGAGTCGCTAAAGAGCATGCTGTCTCACTCCAACCTTTTCAGCCTCACCTTCGGTGAAGAATCGGCCGCCAAGGCACTGGCCGCTCCAGCGAAAAGCAAGCCGCGCaagagcccggagaaaagcccacTGGCCTAcactcctcccccccaacccAGAAGGATGGCGTGGAATCTACATTGCTTCGACACGGAGCTGGATGGTGACGAGTACGATCCGAAGCTGACGGGCGTCAGCGTCTCCGACGACGGCATCATCGTGGTGGCGGACGAAGACAATTCCCTTCTGAAATGCTTCATCGACCGCGGGGACCATACCATAAGTATCTCACTGCCGGACGATGACGAACCATGCAGTGTTGCCATCTTTGATGACACCATCGCCTGCTCGTCTGGGAACCAGCTGTACATGCTGGACATGGACGGGACCATGCAGAAGAAGCTCTTCCTCCGAGGCTCCGAGTCCGTCTACCCTCTCGCCGCCTACCAGGATGAATATGTGGCTGTGAGTGAGGGGTCCATGTGCTCCCTCTCCCTGTACAACATCAACGGGCAGGTGGTCGACAGGGTGAAGCCGTGCGGCTACGAGGGGGGACGCTTCCTCTTCCTCGCCGTCAACAGCGACGAGCGGTTCATTGTGACCGATTGTGGCAAGAAATGCATCCTGATCTTTGACAGGGATGGCTACGTCTTAACCACCTGCGACCAGGTCAGCATGAACAGGGTGGTTCAGGCGATCAATCCCTACAGCATCTGCACGGACAAAGACGACAATATTCTGGTCACCGAGCGAAACCGGATCCTCTTGTTTTGGCCCAGCGGGGACTTCAGGGAGGAGCTGCTGACTGTCGCCAACGGCCTTCACAAACCACGCGTCATCACCGTCGACAATTGCAACAACCTGGTCGTCACCCAAGGCAACGGGTTCATCACCGTGTACCAGCTGGACCTCTAG